From one Cynocephalus volans isolate mCynVol1 chromosome X, mCynVol1.pri, whole genome shotgun sequence genomic stretch:
- the LOC134368538 gene encoding heat shock transcription factor, X-linked member 3-like, whose protein sequence is MDSQDTDDSETELASSSGGEPASGVPPDPNLDPREVSDVQGDQAVGQDADSQNDEQPADQNQRASSVEEDSDPRTLSFPRRLWKIVEDDAFESVRWDDDGHTVIIEEDLFQREILRRRGVDRIFETDSMKTFIRQMNRYGFSKIRTKTSSVHSLGNKKIMLYSNSNFQRDQPGLLENIHKKGDLRNTALPATCAPTAKRKKLVPTRHSLRIQHIKAKKEANSKSQGEAPNVQGPSNPQFSIFPGGIGHPMSLYNICYSTLMASLLEMSPSEPPNEEQSEG, encoded by the exons ATGGATAGTCAGGATACTGACGACAGTGAAACCGAGCTCGCCTCATCTTCTGGTGGAGAGCCAGCAAGCGGGGTCCCACCTGATCCAAACCTGGATCCGAGGGAGGTATCAGACGTCCAAGGTGACCAAGCCGTGGGACAAGATGCAGACTCCCAAAATGATGAACAACCAGCAGATCAAAACCAACGGGCGTCCAGTGTAGAAGAAGACAGTGACCCCAGAACACTCTCCTTCCCGAGGAGGCTCTGGAAGATCGTTGAGGATGACGCTTTCGAGTCTGTGCGCTGGGATGACGATGGACACACTGTGATCATAGAGGAAGACCTTTTCCAGAGGGAAATTCTTCGCAGGAGAGGCGTGGACAGGATTTTTGAAACAGACAGCATGAAAACCTTCATTCGCCAAATGAACCGCTATGGATTCAGCAAAATACGCACAAAAACCTCTTCAGTTCATTCTCTGGGGAACAAGAAAATTAtg cTTTACAGTAACTCCAATTTTCAGAGAGACCAGCCTGGGCTCCTTGAGAACATCCACAAAAAAGGTGACCTCAGAAACACTGCTCTGCCAGCAACCTGTGCACCAACcgcaaagagaaagaagctggTACCTACGAGACATTCCCTGCGAATCCAACACATTAAGGCCAAGAAAGAAGCCAACAGCAAATCCCAGGGGGAAGCCCCAAATGTCCAGGGACCCAGTAACCCTCAGTTCTCCATCTTCCCTGGGG GAATTGGTCACCCGATGTCTCTGTATAACATCTGTTATTCCACTCTGATGGCTTCCCTCTTAGAAATGTCTCCGAGTGAGCCGCCTAACGAGGAGCAGTCGGAGGGCTGA